The following coding sequences lie in one Musa acuminata AAA Group cultivar baxijiao chromosome BXJ1-8, Cavendish_Baxijiao_AAA, whole genome shotgun sequence genomic window:
- the LOC135588538 gene encoding uncharacterized protein LOC135588538, with protein sequence MGGGGGKREKEEGSDVDEQETRDKKKTKKGMTLPSMIKNKEKRSAVHAKLKREKKIEKRKQAKAREAAIKRALDLGEEPPEKKVPRTIENTREVDETVCRPDDEELFAGNDADEFSQVLKQEVTPKILITTNRFNSTRGPAFIQELLSVIPNAHYHKRGTYELKKIVEYAKNKDFTSVMVVHSNRREPDALLIINLPDGPTAHFKLSKLVLRKDIKNHGNPTDHKPELVLNNFTTRLGHRVGRMIQSLFPQDPNFRGRRVVTFHNQRDFIFFRHHRYIFESKEKKDDSKDKVAKSKNITQEKVIVRLQECGPRFTLKLRNLQHGTFDSKGGEYEWVHKPEMDTSRRRFFL encoded by the exons ATGGGCGGCGGCGGGGGGAAGAGGGAGAAGGAGGAAGGGAGTGATGTAGACGAGCAGGAAACACGGgataagaagaagacgaagaaggggATGACGCTTCCCTCGATGATCAAgaacaaggagaagaggagtgccgTCCATGCCAAGCTCAAGCGTGAGAAGAAGATCGAGAAACGGAAGCAGGCCAAGGCACGAGAGGCTGCCATCAAGCGAGCCCTCGACCTCGGCGAGGAG CCTCCGGAGAAGAAGGTGCCGCGGACGATCGAGAACACCAGGGAGGTCGATGAGACGGTCTGTCGACCTGATGATGAAGAG TTATTTGCAGGGAATGATGCCGATGAATTTAGCCAAGTCCTGAAACAAGAAGTGACGCCAAAGATATTAATCACCACAAATCGTTTCAATTCCACA AGAGGTCCTGCCTTCATTCAAGAGTTATTGTCTGTGATTCCAAATGCTCATTACCATAAGAGAGGAACCTATGAACTGAAGAAG ATTGTTGAATATGCAAAGAACAAAGACTTCACTTCAGTTATGGTGGTCCATTCAAATCGAAGGGAACCAG ATGCTCTGTTGATCATAAACTTGCCTGATGGACCTACGGCACATTTCAAACTATCTAAATTAGTCTTGCGGAAGGATATTAAG AATCATGGAAATCCTACAGACCATAAGCCGGAGTTAGTACTGAACAACTTCACCACACGTCTTGGTCATCGTGTTGGAAG GATGATACAATCACTATTCCCTCAAGACCCCAACTTTCGTGGTCGTCGAGTTGTAACATTCCATAACCAGCGAGACTTCATTTTTTTTAGACATCACAG GTATATATTTGAATCCAAAGAGAAAAAAGATGACTCCAAGGATAAGGTTGCCAAGAGCAAGAATATAACTCAAGAGAAAGTGATTGTACGGCTTCAG GAGTGTGGCCCTCGCTTTACACTTAAATTGAGGAACCTGCAACATGGAACATTTGATTCAAAGGGTGGAGAGTATGAGTGGGTTCACAAG CCGGAGATGGACACGAGCCGCAGGAGGTTTTTCTTGTAA
- the LOC135586979 gene encoding proline-rich receptor-like protein kinase PERK8 isoform X1, with amino-acid sequence MPWKSTASVADAPRELFWTRLEDVLLKMGKIKTAAFYYSSPPPPPPVDVSPPESQPSDYYNPSQPSIPPPTSNADPPSLPPPPPPASQPPSAPVDAYTPPPEPLSPPPPPASSPPPPPQTPELYPPPPSAAPPAVTPPPPLSPPPAAIPPMSPIYYQSPPPPPPSYVPPSSPPLPPPPPALPSPPPNSAPASPLAPPPKAPSPPPPPPPPYISNSTPPVPSSMPPRSPPSLPLPAPIKPNVPSSSNSSKHTSSSHGSSNALKSAANTSETVVTVAVVAGLVMLTFVGAAVWLVKKHKKPFAPTAYRGNLVLASPASSHASESSRARSPSYPLIRHGSEGSYGFPYSPSDLGLGHIKLWFTLEELSIITNDFSTQNLLGEGGCGCVYKGRLRDGREVAVKQIKVGGAQGEREFKSEVETISRVHHRHLVSLVGYCVSENQRLLVYDYVPNRTLYYHLHGKGMPIMEWTVRVKVAVGAARGIAYLHEDCHPRIIHRDIKSSNILLDYSFEAQVSDFGLARMAVDANAHVTTCVMGTFGYLAPEYATSGKLTSNSDVYSFGVVLLELITGRKPVDTSQPVGDESLVEWARPLLIQALENRDFGDLPDPRLDGNYNKDEMFCMIEIAAACTRHSSTMRPRMGQVVRALESLADLDINNGVRPGQSEVFDSSQQSEEIRMFQKMGFASQEHDSDYSRTN; translated from the exons ATGCCGTGGAAGTCGACAGCAAGCGTTGCTGATGCTCCTCGTGAACTTTTCTGGACGAGATTAGAGGATGTCTTGTTGAAGATGGGGAAGATAAAGACGGCAGCTTTTTATTACTcatcgccgccgccaccaccgccaGTTGACGTATCACCGCCGGAGTCTCAGCCTAGTGACTATTACAATCCATCACAACCTTCGATCCCACCTCCTACTTCCAATGCCGATCCCCCTTCGCTGCCTCCACCGCCGCCACCTGCTTCTCAACCACCGAGTGCCCCAGTTGATGCCTATACTCCACCACCTGAACCATTGTCACCTCCGCCACCGCCGGCCTcctctcctccgcctccgccaCAAACTCCGGAGTTGTATCCGCCTCCCCCTTCTGCTGCCCCTCCTGCAGTTACGCCTCCGCCGCCATTGTCACCTCCACCAGCCGCTATCCCTCCTATGTCACCGATCTATTACCaatcaccgccaccaccaccgccatcaTATGTCCCGCCTTCTAGTCCGCCattgccaccaccaccgccagccTTACCATCTCCTCCCCCTAATTCTGCACCTGCAAGCCCATTGGCACCACCACCTAAAGCTCCCtccccgcctcctcctcctcctcctccatataTCAGCAATTCGACCCCTCCTGTGCCTTCTTCAATGCCCCCTAGAAGCCCACCGTCACTACCTTTACCTGCTCCAATTAAGCCCAATGTCCCGAGCTCATCCAATTCTTCAAAGCATACAAGTTCTTCTCATGGAAGCAGCAATGCCCTGAAGAGTGCCGCGAACACTTCTGAAACTGTTGTAACAGTTGCAGTGGTAGCAGGTCTTGTGATGCTTACTTTTGTTGGAGCAGCTGTGTGGCTTGTGAAGAAGCATAAGAAGCCATTTGCACCTACTGCATATCGTGGAAATCTTGTTTTGGCTTCACCGGCATCTTCACATGCATCAG AATCATCCCGTGCAAGATCTCCATCATATCCTCTCATAAGACATGGTTCCGAAGGAAGCTATGGTTTCCCTTACTCACCATCAGACCTAGGGTTAGGACACATAAAATTGTGGTTTACATTGGAAGAGCTATCAATCATAACAAACGACTTCTCAACTCAGAATCTTTTAGGTGAAGGTGGATGTGGTTGTGTATACAAAGGACGGTTACGGGATGGAAGAGAAGTGGCTGTGAAGCAGATCAAAGTTGGTGGTGCACAGGGGGAGCGTGAATTCAAATCAGAAGTCGAAACTATCAGTCGTGTACACCATCGCCACCTGGTTTCACTTGTCGGGTACTGCGTTTCGGAGAATCAGAGATTGCTCGTCTATGATTATGTGCCCAATAGAACTCTTTATTATCATCTTCATG GGAAGGGAATGCCGATAATGGAATGGACTGTAAGGGTTAAGGTTGCTGTTGGGGCAGCTCggggaatagcatatcttcatgaaGATT GCCATCCACGGATAATCCACAGAGATATAAAGTCCTCTAATATTCTATTAGATTACAGTTTTGAAGCTCAG GTTTCTGATTTTGGGCTTGCAAGGATGGCTGTGGATGCTAACGCACACGTGACCACATGTGTAATGGGCACATTCGG ATATCTGGCTCCAGAGTATGCAACTAGTGGAAAGTTGACGTCTAATTCAGATGTGTATTCTTTTGGTGTGGTTCTTTTAGAACTTATTACAGGGCGGAAGCCTGTTGATACATCACAACCTGTGGGTGATGAGAGTCTTGTTGAGTGG GCTCGACCATTGCTAATTCAAGCACTTGAAAATAGAGATTTTGGAGATCTGCCAGATCCTAGGCTCGATGGTAACTATAACAAAGATGAGATGTTTTGTATGATTGAAATAGCAGCTGCTTGCACTCGGCATTCATCAACCATGAGGCCTCGAATGGGACAG GTGGTGAGAGCTCTCGAAAGCTTAGCCGATTTAGACATAAACAATGGTGTCCGACCAGGCCAGAGTGAAGTCTTTGATTCGTCGCAGCAGTCTGAAGAAATCCGAATGTTTCAGAAGATGGGATTTGCCAGCCAAGAACATGACAGTGATTACAGTCGAACTAACTGA
- the LOC135586979 gene encoding proline-rich receptor-like protein kinase PERK9 isoform X2, with protein MPWKSTASVADAPRELFWTRLEDVLLKMGKIKTAAFYYSSPPPPPPVDVSPPESQPSDYYNPSQPSIPPPTSNADPPSLPPPPPPASQPPSAPVDAYTPPPEPLSPPPPPASSPPPPPQTPELYPPPPSAAPPAVTPPPPLSPPPAAIPPMSPIYYQSPPPPPPSYVPPSSPPLPPPPPALPSPPPNSAPASPLAPPPKAPSPPPPPPPPYISNSTPPVPSSMPPRSPPSLPLPAPIKPNVPSSSNSSKHTSSSHGSSNALKSAANTSETVVTVAVVAGLVMLTFVGAAVWLVKKHKKPFAPTAYRGNLVLASPASSHASESSRARSPSYPLIRHGSEGSYGFPYSPSDLGLGHIKLWFTLEELSIITNDFSTQNLLGEGGCGCVYKGRLRDGREVAVKQIKVGGAQGEREFKSEVETISRVHHRHLVSLVGYCVSENQRLLVYDYVPNRTLYYHLHGKGMPIMEWTVRVKVAVGAARGIAYLHEDCHPRIIHRDIKSSNILLDYSFEAQVSDFGLARMAVDANAHVTTCVMGTFGYLAPEYATSGKLTSNSDVYSFGVVLLELITGRKPVDTSQPVGDESLVEWVVRALESLADLDINNGVRPGQSEVFDSSQQSEEIRMFQKMGFASQEHDSDYSRTN; from the exons ATGCCGTGGAAGTCGACAGCAAGCGTTGCTGATGCTCCTCGTGAACTTTTCTGGACGAGATTAGAGGATGTCTTGTTGAAGATGGGGAAGATAAAGACGGCAGCTTTTTATTACTcatcgccgccgccaccaccgccaGTTGACGTATCACCGCCGGAGTCTCAGCCTAGTGACTATTACAATCCATCACAACCTTCGATCCCACCTCCTACTTCCAATGCCGATCCCCCTTCGCTGCCTCCACCGCCGCCACCTGCTTCTCAACCACCGAGTGCCCCAGTTGATGCCTATACTCCACCACCTGAACCATTGTCACCTCCGCCACCGCCGGCCTcctctcctccgcctccgccaCAAACTCCGGAGTTGTATCCGCCTCCCCCTTCTGCTGCCCCTCCTGCAGTTACGCCTCCGCCGCCATTGTCACCTCCACCAGCCGCTATCCCTCCTATGTCACCGATCTATTACCaatcaccgccaccaccaccgccatcaTATGTCCCGCCTTCTAGTCCGCCattgccaccaccaccgccagccTTACCATCTCCTCCCCCTAATTCTGCACCTGCAAGCCCATTGGCACCACCACCTAAAGCTCCCtccccgcctcctcctcctcctcctccatataTCAGCAATTCGACCCCTCCTGTGCCTTCTTCAATGCCCCCTAGAAGCCCACCGTCACTACCTTTACCTGCTCCAATTAAGCCCAATGTCCCGAGCTCATCCAATTCTTCAAAGCATACAAGTTCTTCTCATGGAAGCAGCAATGCCCTGAAGAGTGCCGCGAACACTTCTGAAACTGTTGTAACAGTTGCAGTGGTAGCAGGTCTTGTGATGCTTACTTTTGTTGGAGCAGCTGTGTGGCTTGTGAAGAAGCATAAGAAGCCATTTGCACCTACTGCATATCGTGGAAATCTTGTTTTGGCTTCACCGGCATCTTCACATGCATCAG AATCATCCCGTGCAAGATCTCCATCATATCCTCTCATAAGACATGGTTCCGAAGGAAGCTATGGTTTCCCTTACTCACCATCAGACCTAGGGTTAGGACACATAAAATTGTGGTTTACATTGGAAGAGCTATCAATCATAACAAACGACTTCTCAACTCAGAATCTTTTAGGTGAAGGTGGATGTGGTTGTGTATACAAAGGACGGTTACGGGATGGAAGAGAAGTGGCTGTGAAGCAGATCAAAGTTGGTGGTGCACAGGGGGAGCGTGAATTCAAATCAGAAGTCGAAACTATCAGTCGTGTACACCATCGCCACCTGGTTTCACTTGTCGGGTACTGCGTTTCGGAGAATCAGAGATTGCTCGTCTATGATTATGTGCCCAATAGAACTCTTTATTATCATCTTCATG GGAAGGGAATGCCGATAATGGAATGGACTGTAAGGGTTAAGGTTGCTGTTGGGGCAGCTCggggaatagcatatcttcatgaaGATT GCCATCCACGGATAATCCACAGAGATATAAAGTCCTCTAATATTCTATTAGATTACAGTTTTGAAGCTCAG GTTTCTGATTTTGGGCTTGCAAGGATGGCTGTGGATGCTAACGCACACGTGACCACATGTGTAATGGGCACATTCGG ATATCTGGCTCCAGAGTATGCAACTAGTGGAAAGTTGACGTCTAATTCAGATGTGTATTCTTTTGGTGTGGTTCTTTTAGAACTTATTACAGGGCGGAAGCCTGTTGATACATCACAACCTGTGGGTGATGAGAGTCTTGTTGAGTGG GTGGTGAGAGCTCTCGAAAGCTTAGCCGATTTAGACATAAACAATGGTGTCCGACCAGGCCAGAGTGAAGTCTTTGATTCGTCGCAGCAGTCTGAAGAAATCCGAATGTTTCAGAAGATGGGATTTGCCAGCCAAGAACATGACAGTGATTACAGTCGAACTAACTGA
- the LOC135586979 gene encoding proline-rich receptor-like protein kinase PERK9 isoform X3 — MPWKSTASVADAPRELFWTRLEDVLLKMGKIKTAAFYYSSPPPPPPVDVSPPESQPSDYYNPSQPSIPPPTSNADPPSLPPPPPPASQPPSAPVDAYTPPPEPLSPPPPPASSPPPPPQTPELYPPPPSAAPPAVTPPPPLSPPPAAIPPMSPIYYQSPPPPPPSYVPPSSPPLPPPPPALPSPPPNSAPASPLAPPPKAPSPPPPPPPPYISNSTPPVPSSMPPRSPPSLPLPAPIKPNVPSSSNSSKHTSSSHGSSNALKSAANTSETVVTVAVVAGLVMLTFVGAAVWLVKKHKKPFAPTAYRGNLVLASPASSHASGEGGCGCVYKGRLRDGREVAVKQIKVGGAQGEREFKSEVETISRVHHRHLVSLVGYCVSENQRLLVYDYVPNRTLYYHLHGKGMPIMEWTVRVKVAVGAARGIAYLHEDCHPRIIHRDIKSSNILLDYSFEAQVSDFGLARMAVDANAHVTTCVMGTFGYLAPEYATSGKLTSNSDVYSFGVVLLELITGRKPVDTSQPVGDESLVEWARPLLIQALENRDFGDLPDPRLDGNYNKDEMFCMIEIAAACTRHSSTMRPRMGQVVRALESLADLDINNGVRPGQSEVFDSSQQSEEIRMFQKMGFASQEHDSDYSRTN, encoded by the exons ATGCCGTGGAAGTCGACAGCAAGCGTTGCTGATGCTCCTCGTGAACTTTTCTGGACGAGATTAGAGGATGTCTTGTTGAAGATGGGGAAGATAAAGACGGCAGCTTTTTATTACTcatcgccgccgccaccaccgccaGTTGACGTATCACCGCCGGAGTCTCAGCCTAGTGACTATTACAATCCATCACAACCTTCGATCCCACCTCCTACTTCCAATGCCGATCCCCCTTCGCTGCCTCCACCGCCGCCACCTGCTTCTCAACCACCGAGTGCCCCAGTTGATGCCTATACTCCACCACCTGAACCATTGTCACCTCCGCCACCGCCGGCCTcctctcctccgcctccgccaCAAACTCCGGAGTTGTATCCGCCTCCCCCTTCTGCTGCCCCTCCTGCAGTTACGCCTCCGCCGCCATTGTCACCTCCACCAGCCGCTATCCCTCCTATGTCACCGATCTATTACCaatcaccgccaccaccaccgccatcaTATGTCCCGCCTTCTAGTCCGCCattgccaccaccaccgccagccTTACCATCTCCTCCCCCTAATTCTGCACCTGCAAGCCCATTGGCACCACCACCTAAAGCTCCCtccccgcctcctcctcctcctcctccatataTCAGCAATTCGACCCCTCCTGTGCCTTCTTCAATGCCCCCTAGAAGCCCACCGTCACTACCTTTACCTGCTCCAATTAAGCCCAATGTCCCGAGCTCATCCAATTCTTCAAAGCATACAAGTTCTTCTCATGGAAGCAGCAATGCCCTGAAGAGTGCCGCGAACACTTCTGAAACTGTTGTAACAGTTGCAGTGGTAGCAGGTCTTGTGATGCTTACTTTTGTTGGAGCAGCTGTGTGGCTTGTGAAGAAGCATAAGAAGCCATTTGCACCTACTGCATATCGTGGAAATCTTGTTTTGGCTTCACCGGCATCTTCACATGCATCAG GTGAAGGTGGATGTGGTTGTGTATACAAAGGACGGTTACGGGATGGAAGAGAAGTGGCTGTGAAGCAGATCAAAGTTGGTGGTGCACAGGGGGAGCGTGAATTCAAATCAGAAGTCGAAACTATCAGTCGTGTACACCATCGCCACCTGGTTTCACTTGTCGGGTACTGCGTTTCGGAGAATCAGAGATTGCTCGTCTATGATTATGTGCCCAATAGAACTCTTTATTATCATCTTCATG GGAAGGGAATGCCGATAATGGAATGGACTGTAAGGGTTAAGGTTGCTGTTGGGGCAGCTCggggaatagcatatcttcatgaaGATT GCCATCCACGGATAATCCACAGAGATATAAAGTCCTCTAATATTCTATTAGATTACAGTTTTGAAGCTCAG GTTTCTGATTTTGGGCTTGCAAGGATGGCTGTGGATGCTAACGCACACGTGACCACATGTGTAATGGGCACATTCGG ATATCTGGCTCCAGAGTATGCAACTAGTGGAAAGTTGACGTCTAATTCAGATGTGTATTCTTTTGGTGTGGTTCTTTTAGAACTTATTACAGGGCGGAAGCCTGTTGATACATCACAACCTGTGGGTGATGAGAGTCTTGTTGAGTGG GCTCGACCATTGCTAATTCAAGCACTTGAAAATAGAGATTTTGGAGATCTGCCAGATCCTAGGCTCGATGGTAACTATAACAAAGATGAGATGTTTTGTATGATTGAAATAGCAGCTGCTTGCACTCGGCATTCATCAACCATGAGGCCTCGAATGGGACAG GTGGTGAGAGCTCTCGAAAGCTTAGCCGATTTAGACATAAACAATGGTGTCCGACCAGGCCAGAGTGAAGTCTTTGATTCGTCGCAGCAGTCTGAAGAAATCCGAATGTTTCAGAAGATGGGATTTGCCAGCCAAGAACATGACAGTGATTACAGTCGAACTAACTGA
- the LOC135588539 gene encoding uncharacterized protein LOC135588539 has translation MGEEEERDPQRLKRIAAAAYDYDNDPRWAEYWSNVLIPPHMAARSDVVDHFKRKFYQRFIDPDLVVEAMSSTSSSQSSRASDGPSSQTTAQNLRPQNSGSGSGSIGRAPSTGRNVNSLRLDQRSIQFSVNAWVLVVATLGMLPVAPRNLSNKAYRLSLLGTACSSVCSLYTVYGKPRAWNLPAIQTWLQTIIGAKDFIHFIYCITLITSKLHLKFALIPVFCWAVDHVARFLRRNFARSTLYRKYLEEPCIWVEANGTTLNILSSNAEIALGFLLIISLFSLQRNIIQTFIYWQLLKLMYHAPVTAGYHQSVWARIGRAVNPYIYRYTPFLNSPISAVQRWWFR, from the exons atgggggaggaggaggagagggatccGCAGCGGCTGAAGAGGATCGCGGCGGCGGCGTACGACTACGACAACGATCCCCGATGGGCGGAGTACTGGTCCAACGTCCTGATCCCGCCCCACATGGCCGCTCGATCCGACGTCGTCGACCACTTCAAGCGCAAGTTCTACCAGCGGTTTATC GATCCTGATCTAGTTGTGGAGGCCATGTCTTCCACTAGTTCTTCTCAATCATCAAGAGCATCAGATGGACCTTCATCGCAAACTACTGCTCAAAATTTGAGGCCACAAAATTCAG GGTCCGGTAGTGGAAGTATTGGAAGAGCTCCATCAACAGGAAGGAACGTAAATTCATTGAGGCTGGATCAACGATCTATACAATTTTCTGTCAATGCTTGG GTACTAGTTGTTGCTACACTCGGAATGCTTCCAGTTGCACCGAGAAATCTTTCAAACAAGGCATATCGGTTGTCATTGCTGGGTACTGCATGTTCCTCAGTTTGTTCACTATACACAGTCTATGGG AAACCAAGGGCATGGAACCTGCCTGCTATTCAGACATGGTTACAGACGATTATTGGAGCGAAGGATTTTATCCATTTCATATATTGTATTACACTTATTACATCTAAGCTACACTTGAAGT TTGCTCTCATACCTGTGTTTTGTTGGGCTGTTGATCATGTGGCCAGATTTCTAAGGCGTAATTTTGCACGTTCAACTTTATACAG GAAATACTTAGAGGAGCCTTGTATATGGGTGGAGGCAAATGGAACTACATTAAACATCCTAAGTTCAAATGCTGAGATTGCTCTGGGCTTTCTTCTCATCATATCTCTATTCTC GCTGCAACGCAACATAATCCAAACGTTCATATACTGGCAG CTCCTGAAGCTCATGTACCATGCTCCAGTTACTGCTGGTTATCACCAGAGCGTTTGGGCCAGGATTGGTCGTGCCGTGAATCCATACATCTACCGTTACACCCCCTTCTTGAACAGCCCCATCTCTGCAGTCCAGAGATGGTGGTTTAGGTAG
- the LOC135588540 gene encoding probable calcium-binding protein CML14, with the protein MGGGRLQGEQLKQLRNIFDRFDMDGDGSLTQLELAALLRSLGLKPDGDQIHAMLAGMDANGNGTVEFDELAAALAPVMTEQAMVDQKQLLEVFRCFDRDGNGFISAAELARSMARMGQPLTFVELTDMMQQADADGDGVISFEEFAAVMAKSAAEFLGLTLVSH; encoded by the coding sequence ATGGGTGGCGGCCGGCTGCAGGGCGAGCAGTTGAAGCAACTGCGCAACATATTCGACCGCTTCGACATGGACGGGGACGGCAGCCTGACCCAGCTGGAGCTCGCTGCCCTCCTCCGCTCCCTCGGCCTCAAGCCCGACGGCGACCAGATCCACGCGATGCTCGCAGGCATGGACGCCAACGGCAACGGCACCGTGGAGTTCGACGAGCTCGCGGCGGCGCTCGCGCCCGTCATGACCGAGCAGGCCATGGTCGACCAGAAGCAGCTCCTGGAGGTCTTCCGCTGCTTCGACCGGGACGGCAACGGGTTCATATCGGCGGCGGAGCTGGCGCGGTCCATGGCGCGCATGGGCCAGCCTCTGACCTTCGTCGAGCTCACCGACATGATGCAGCAGGCCGATGCCGACGGCGACGGTGTCATCAGCTTCGAAGAGTTCGCCGCCGTCATGGCCAAGTCCGCCGCCGAATTCCTCGGCCTCACCCTCGTCTCCCATTGA
- the LOC135588542 gene encoding probable transmembrane ascorbate ferrireductase 4 isoform X1: MAVSIVLSHISALLVAVLVLLWALAFRTTIFLRFYSSSVDGGATGTGTAVAHFDHIYFVLHTLLMVIGFILFGGEGILAHRWGVGLGWARGPRKAAHLWLQGAALGFGVAGVWTKFKGNKGVLANFHSLHSWMGLLCLLLFAAQWTIGFLSFWTRGEGRRARTLLLPWHIFIGIFTYSLAVATAESGLMEKMTFLHTKHGIPGSSLEFTLINVLGLTLAIHCGLVVFTLIPAKHKESSTSTMTTRIGYGVSGVQRLSL, translated from the exons ATGGCCGTGAGCATTGTTCTCTCTCACATCTCGGCTCTGCTGGTGGCAGTTCTCGTCCTCCTGTGGGCGCTCGCCTTCCGCACCACCATCTTTCTGCGCTTCTATTCCTCATCCGTCGACGGCGGCGCCACCGGCACCGGCACCGCCGTTGCGCACTTCGACCACATATACTTT GTCCTCCACACTCTCCTCATGGTCATCGGCTTCATCCTCTTCGGCGGCGAAG GTATACTGGCGCACAGGTGGGGGGTGGGCTTGGGTTGGGCACGGGGCCCGAGGAAGGCAGCGCACCTCTGGCTGCAGGGGGCGGCTCTGGGTTTCGGCGTCGCCGGGGTGTGGACCAAGTTCAAGGGCAACAAGGGGGTCCTCGCCAACTTCCACAGCCTGCACTCCTGGATGGGTCTGCTCTGCCTTCTCCTCTTCGCCGCCCAG TGGACAATAGGGTTCCTCAGCTTCTGGACCAGGGGAGAGGGACGACGGGCAAGAACATTGTTGCTGCCGTGGCACATCTTCATTGGCATCTTCACCTACAGCTTGGCTGTAGCTACGGCAGAGTCTGGCCTCATGGAGAAGATGACCTTCCTTCACACCAAACATGGCATCCCAGGGTCCTCCTTggagttcaccctcatcaatgttCTTGGCCTCACTCTCGCCATCCACTGTGGGCTTGTTGTCTTCACTTTAATCCCTGCGAAGCACAAGGAGAGCAGCACCAGTACCATG ACAACAAGGATCGGCTATGGTGTGAGTGGTGTTCAACGCTTGTCGCTGTAG
- the LOC135588542 gene encoding probable transmembrane ascorbate ferrireductase 4 isoform X2, whose product MAVSIVLSHISALLVAVLVLLWALAFRTTIFLRFYSSSVDGGATGTGTAVAHFDHIYFVLHTLLMVIGFILFGGEGILAHRWGVGLGWARGPRKAAHLWLQGAALGFGVAGVWTKFKGNKGVLANFHSLHSWMGLLCLLLFAAQWTIGFLSFWTRGEGRRARTLLLPWHIFIGIFTYSLAVATAESGLMEKMTFLHTKHGIPGSSLEFTLINVLGLTLAIHCGLVVFTLIPAKHKESSTSTMMMGLGDRFLCLEVL is encoded by the exons ATGGCCGTGAGCATTGTTCTCTCTCACATCTCGGCTCTGCTGGTGGCAGTTCTCGTCCTCCTGTGGGCGCTCGCCTTCCGCACCACCATCTTTCTGCGCTTCTATTCCTCATCCGTCGACGGCGGCGCCACCGGCACCGGCACCGCCGTTGCGCACTTCGACCACATATACTTT GTCCTCCACACTCTCCTCATGGTCATCGGCTTCATCCTCTTCGGCGGCGAAG GTATACTGGCGCACAGGTGGGGGGTGGGCTTGGGTTGGGCACGGGGCCCGAGGAAGGCAGCGCACCTCTGGCTGCAGGGGGCGGCTCTGGGTTTCGGCGTCGCCGGGGTGTGGACCAAGTTCAAGGGCAACAAGGGGGTCCTCGCCAACTTCCACAGCCTGCACTCCTGGATGGGTCTGCTCTGCCTTCTCCTCTTCGCCGCCCAG TGGACAATAGGGTTCCTCAGCTTCTGGACCAGGGGAGAGGGACGACGGGCAAGAACATTGTTGCTGCCGTGGCACATCTTCATTGGCATCTTCACCTACAGCTTGGCTGTAGCTACGGCAGAGTCTGGCCTCATGGAGAAGATGACCTTCCTTCACACCAAACATGGCATCCCAGGGTCCTCCTTggagttcaccctcatcaatgttCTTGGCCTCACTCTCGCCATCCACTGTGGGCTTGTTGTCTTCACTTTAATCCCTGCGAAGCACAAGGAGAGCAGCACCAGTACCATG ATGATGGGTCTTGGGGATCGATTTTTATGTCTTGAAGTTCTTTAA